One window of Candidatus Desulfatibia profunda genomic DNA carries:
- a CDS encoding PaaI family thioesterase — MEKIKQFFTQNDKFAEYVGIELLEASKGKAKAKMEIKNHHLNGVKTVHGAAIFTLADLVFAVASNSHGTIAMGINVSISYLKAVTKGVLFAEAKEVSINPKLATYTIHVTDSGNDLVATFQGMVYRKKEAICV, encoded by the coding sequence ATGGAAAAAATCAAACAATTCTTTACCCAAAATGATAAATTCGCAGAGTATGTGGGAATAGAACTGCTGGAGGCTTCAAAGGGAAAAGCCAAAGCCAAAATGGAAATAAAGAATCACCATTTGAATGGGGTAAAAACCGTTCACGGGGCTGCAATCTTCACCTTGGCAGATTTGGTTTTTGCCGTTGCTTCAAATTCACACGGTACAATTGCCATGGGAATCAACGTCAGCATTTCTTATTTGAAAGCGGTTACAAAAGGGGTTTTATTTGCAGAGGCAAAAGAAGTCTCTATAAACCCGAAGCTTGCAACCTATACTATTCACGTAACCGACAGCGGCAATGATTTGGTGGCCACTTTTCAAGGCATGGTATACAGAAAAAAAGAGGCCATCTGCGTTTAA